The following proteins are encoded in a genomic region of Nitratireductor sp. GISD-1A_MAKvit:
- a CDS encoding multiprotein-bridging factor 1 family protein has protein sequence MITARQSRAARALLGWTQETLADKARISLTALKRLESESGLEVYESTRDQVRRAFEGNGVIFLNSDQGIGVLLVDEKHRRSLPSL, from the coding sequence ATGATCACCGCCCGACAATCGCGGGCCGCACGCGCGTTGCTTGGTTGGACGCAGGAGACGCTCGCTGACAAGGCCCGGATATCTCTGACCGCGCTCAAGCGCCTCGAATCCGAGAGCGGCCTCGAGGTGTATGAATCGACGCGCGATCAGGTCCGCAGGGCTTTCGAGGGCAATGGTGTCATCTTCCTGAATTCCGACCAGGGTATCGGAGTGCTGCTGGTCGATGAGAAACACCGCCGGTCCCTTCCATCGCTGTAG
- the traF gene encoding conjugative transfer signal peptidase TraF encodes MTRRRTLVVTAMAVIGIAAASTVETPTRLIWNATTSAPVGFYTVEPADRIEVPKLVAVMPPEPLAGFMIERGYVGRGVPLLKRVVGLPGQRVCRAGRAITVDGIEMGEALEHDSLGRELPVWQGCRVVREGELFLMNWQVRDSLDGRYFGPIPASSVIGRALPLWTDEEGDGRFIWRAQTQ; translated from the coding sequence ATGACCCGCCGCCGCACCCTCGTGGTGACGGCGATGGCGGTCATCGGCATCGCCGCCGCCAGCACCGTCGAGACGCCCACCAGGTTGATCTGGAATGCGACGACGAGCGCGCCGGTCGGCTTCTACACTGTCGAGCCGGCAGACCGGATCGAGGTGCCCAAACTGGTTGCCGTGATGCCACCCGAACCGCTTGCCGGCTTCATGATCGAGCGCGGCTATGTCGGGCGCGGCGTGCCGCTCCTCAAACGCGTCGTCGGCCTTCCCGGACAGCGCGTTTGCCGTGCTGGCCGTGCGATCACGGTGGACGGGATCGAGATGGGCGAAGCGCTGGAGCACGACAGTCTGGGCCGCGAACTGCCTGTCTGGCAGGGCTGCCGCGTCGTTCGCGAGGGTGAACTCTTCCTCATGAATTGGCAGGTCCGCGACAGCCTCGATGGCCGCTATTTCGGACCCATCCCCGCAAGTTCCGTCATCGGCCGGGCGCTGCCGCTCTGGACCGATGAGGAAGGCGACGGCCGCTTCATTTGGCGCGCCCAAACACAATGA
- a CDS encoding helix-turn-helix transcriptional regulator — MRPDLAVLPPRYLRTKEAAEFLSLSARTLEKHRTYGTGPAYRKLGGRVVYSVDDLRAWADSGAVTSTSDPRGSVLPAKRHEPAPAQRRAR, encoded by the coding sequence ATGCGACCCGATCTCGCCGTACTCCCGCCGCGCTATCTTCGCACCAAGGAAGCGGCTGAATTCCTGAGCCTTTCGGCCCGCACCCTCGAAAAGCACCGCACCTACGGAACCGGTCCCGCCTATCGCAAGCTCGGCGGGCGCGTCGTCTATTCGGTGGACGACCTGCGCGCCTGGGCCGACAGCGGCGCCGTCACCTCCACCTCCGATCCGCGCGGCAGCGTATTGCCGGCCAAACGGCACGAGCCTGCTCCGGCCCAACGCCGCGCCCGCTGA
- a CDS encoding DUF736 domain-containing protein yields MPQIGQFTREETHFVGRVHTLTLYREVSIVPAEPSDTENAPDYRIFHGADDAAPEIGAAWKRTGEKAGEYLSVLIDDPALPRPIRANLFRDGAEATSWSLHWSRPRRDGKD; encoded by the coding sequence ATGCCGCAGATCGGTCAATTCACACGCGAGGAAACGCACTTCGTCGGGCGCGTCCATACGCTCACCCTCTACCGCGAAGTCAGCATCGTTCCGGCCGAACCCTCCGATACCGAGAACGCGCCCGACTACCGCATCTTTCACGGGGCGGACGATGCGGCGCCCGAGATCGGCGCGGCGTGGAAACGCACGGGCGAGAAGGCCGGCGAATATCTTTCGGTCCTGATCGACGACCCCGCGCTGCCGCGTCCGATCCGCGCGAATCTGTTCCGCGATGGCGCCGAGGCGACGTCCTGGTCGCTGCACTGGAGCCGGCCCAGGCGGGACGGGAAGGACTGA
- a CDS encoding DUF2285 domain-containing protein has translation MILATAPPVLSSSSMPADALNAKHLRLAPETNHILHPLGGGQHVHLVLPADAAPDRAMVALVPLGDEGFDRVEAILRLLASLHGRSVPPDTRLTRQQRARARRMLQAFDGRRDGATQQEIAEVIFKTGKLTRDEWQSASARHAVISLLKGAETLIAGGYRKLLRHRRRP, from the coding sequence GTGATCCTCGCAACCGCCCCGCCGGTGCTTTCCTCCAGTTCCATGCCGGCGGATGCCCTGAACGCCAAACACCTGCGGCTTGCGCCGGAGACAAACCATATCCTGCATCCACTCGGCGGCGGGCAGCATGTCCATCTCGTTCTTCCAGCCGATGCCGCGCCCGATAGAGCCATGGTCGCCCTGGTACCGCTGGGGGACGAAGGATTTGATCGCGTCGAAGCGATCCTGCGCCTGCTCGCTTCGCTTCACGGCCGATCCGTACCTCCCGACACCCGCCTGACGCGACAGCAGCGGGCACGCGCGCGGCGCATGTTGCAGGCCTTCGATGGTCGCCGTGACGGTGCGACCCAGCAGGAAATCGCCGAGGTCATCTTTAAGACAGGCAAGCTCACCCGTGATGAATGGCAGTCTGCATCCGCCCGCCATGCGGTCATCAGCCTCCTTAAAGGAGCGGAGACGCTGATAGCGGGCGGGTATCGCAAACTGCTTCGTCATCGCCGCCGACCATAG
- a CDS encoding DUF2285 domain-containing protein — MTQADFLDEPPESAVLTDYDRAHMKLYLRLLDAASDGADWREAVSVLFGLDPEREPERARHIHDRHLARARWMTTHGYRLLVREGQHH, encoded by the coding sequence ATGACGCAGGCCGATTTTCTTGACGAACCGCCGGAGAGCGCAGTGCTCACCGACTACGACCGGGCGCATATGAAGCTCTATTTGCGCCTGCTCGATGCGGCGTCGGATGGCGCAGATTGGCGCGAGGCCGTTTCGGTTCTTTTCGGTCTCGATCCGGAGCGGGAGCCTGAGCGCGCTCGCCATATCCACGATCGTCATCTCGCCCGCGCCCGCTGGATGACCACCCATGGCTATCGCCTGCTGGTCCGGGAAGGCCAACACCACTGA
- a CDS encoding conjugal transfer protein TraG codes for MRGGRILWGQITVVFTIVLVMTWAATQWSAWRLGFQPQLGNPWFDLAGWPVYYPPSFFWWWFSFDAYAPAIFVEGAIIAASGGFIAIAAAILMSIIRAREAKNVATYGSARWAEDREIRAAGLLGPDGVVLGQYDRDYLRHDGPEHVLCFAPTRSGKGVGLVVPTLLTWPGSCIVHDIKGENWTLTAGFRAKHGRVLLFDPTNAKSSAYNPLLEVRQGEWEVRDVQNIADILVDPEGSLDKRNHWEKTSHALLVGAILHVLYAEPDKTLAGVANFLSDPKRPVEATLRAMMDTPHLGEAGVHPVVASAARELLNKSENERSGVLSTAMSFLGLYRDPVVARVTSRCDWRIADLVGSGQPVTLYLVVPPSDINRTKPLIRLILNQIGRRLTEELTTSGKRHRLLLMLDEFPALGRLDFFESALAFMAGYGLKSFLIAQSLNQIERAYGQNNSILDNCHVRVAFATNDERTAKRVSDSLGTATELRDSTNYAGHRLAPWLGHLMVSRQETARPLMTPGEIMQLPPTDEIVMVAGTPPIRATKARYYEDARFTERVLTPPDPAAGRACAPAPPTDDWSRRVIAAADRLASGATEGAPGDPANAGIRREPELPSQEEIVPPPPSPAREFDILDDEPDVDAAKARALRSRMRMVARQASMNPDDGIEL; via the coding sequence ATGCGCGGAGGCAGAATACTCTGGGGCCAGATCACCGTCGTCTTCACCATTGTTCTGGTGATGACCTGGGCGGCGACACAATGGTCCGCATGGCGGCTCGGGTTTCAGCCGCAACTTGGCAACCCGTGGTTCGATCTGGCCGGCTGGCCCGTCTACTACCCGCCATCCTTCTTCTGGTGGTGGTTCTCTTTCGATGCCTATGCGCCTGCGATCTTTGTCGAGGGCGCGATCATCGCGGCGTCCGGCGGCTTCATCGCCATCGCCGCCGCTATCCTCATGTCGATCATCCGGGCGCGGGAGGCAAAGAACGTCGCCACCTACGGCTCGGCACGCTGGGCCGAAGACAGGGAAATCCGTGCCGCCGGGCTGCTCGGGCCTGACGGAGTGGTGCTCGGCCAATACGACCGCGACTATCTGCGCCATGACGGACCGGAGCATGTCCTGTGCTTCGCGCCGACCCGCAGCGGCAAGGGCGTGGGCCTGGTCGTCCCAACCCTGCTGACCTGGCCGGGAAGCTGCATCGTTCACGACATCAAGGGCGAAAACTGGACGCTGACGGCCGGCTTCCGGGCCAAGCACGGCCGCGTGCTGCTGTTCGACCCGACCAATGCGAAATCCTCAGCCTACAATCCGCTGCTCGAGGTGCGGCAGGGCGAATGGGAAGTCCGCGACGTACAGAACATCGCGGATATTCTGGTCGATCCCGAAGGCAGCCTCGACAAGCGCAACCATTGGGAAAAGACCAGCCATGCCTTGCTGGTCGGCGCGATCCTACATGTGCTTTACGCCGAGCCCGACAAGACGCTGGCCGGTGTCGCCAATTTCCTGTCCGATCCAAAGCGGCCGGTCGAGGCGACCTTGCGCGCCATGATGGACACGCCGCATCTGGGTGAGGCCGGCGTCCACCCGGTCGTGGCGTCCGCTGCGCGCGAATTGCTGAACAAGAGTGAGAACGAGCGGTCAGGCGTGCTCAGCACCGCCATGTCGTTCCTCGGCCTCTATCGCGATCCGGTCGTGGCGCGCGTCACATCGCGCTGCGACTGGCGCATCGCCGATCTGGTCGGCAGCGGCCAGCCCGTCACGCTCTACCTCGTCGTACCGCCATCCGACATCAACAGGACCAAGCCGCTGATCCGGCTGATCCTCAACCAAATCGGCCGCAGGCTCACCGAAGAGCTGACCACATCCGGCAAACGTCATCGCCTGCTGTTGATGCTGGACGAGTTCCCTGCGCTTGGCCGGCTCGACTTCTTTGAATCGGCGCTCGCCTTCATGGCCGGCTACGGTCTGAAGAGCTTCCTGATCGCGCAAAGCCTCAACCAGATCGAGCGCGCTTACGGGCAGAACAATTCCATTCTCGACAACTGCCATGTCCGCGTTGCCTTCGCCACCAATGACGAGCGCACGGCAAAACGCGTGTCCGACTCGCTCGGCACCGCGACCGAACTGCGCGACTCCACCAACTACGCAGGCCATCGGCTCGCGCCCTGGCTGGGCCATCTGATGGTATCCCGGCAGGAAACCGCGCGGCCATTGATGACACCCGGCGAGATCATGCAGCTCCCGCCCACCGACGAAATCGTCATGGTCGCGGGCACGCCGCCGATCCGCGCCACCAAGGCCCGCTACTATGAGGATGCGCGGTTCACCGAGCGTGTCCTCACGCCGCCCGATCCGGCCGCCGGGCGGGCTTGCGCGCCGGCGCCCCCAACCGACGACTGGTCGCGCCGCGTGATTGCCGCGGCAGACCGATTGGCGTCGGGCGCCACGGAAGGCGCTCCCGGCGATCCGGCCAATGCCGGTATCCGCCGCGAACCGGAACTGCCAAGCCAAGAGGAGATCGTCCCGCCGCCGCCTTCGCCGGCGCGGGAATTCGACATCCTCGACGACGAACCGGATGTAGACGCCGCTAAAGCCCGCGCCTTGCGCTCCCGCATGCGCATGGTCGCGCGGCAGGCGTCGATGAACCCCGATGACGGCATCGAGCTTTGA
- a CDS encoding DUF2840 domain-containing protein, with product MTGKPAHRMHGRPLPDGPAPFTTLVELTFQKQKVEHWIRFGRKSYEQILDRRRSIVGFAPDSVFAFVRWAAGGHGTIISRIDIVRAVRHGEPFQTLPFVRPGGDILLRLDSWAKVQRALQAIDAVEALGLDPADAAPDHWRHVHNRLSAGLEPHVYTPERHAAWLQRRRIEP from the coding sequence ATGACCGGCAAGCCGGCCCACCGCATGCACGGCCGTCCGCTGCCGGACGGGCCTGCGCCCTTCACCACATTGGTCGAACTGACCTTCCAAAAGCAGAAGGTCGAGCACTGGATCAGGTTCGGCCGCAAGAGCTACGAACAGATCCTCGACCGCCGCCGCAGCATCGTCGGCTTCGCGCCGGACAGCGTCTTCGCCTTCGTCCGCTGGGCGGCCGGCGGACATGGCACGATCATCTCGCGCATCGACATCGTGCGCGCGGTTCGGCACGGCGAGCCGTTCCAGACGCTGCCCTTCGTCCGCCCCGGCGGCGACATCCTGTTGCGTCTCGATAGCTGGGCGAAGGTGCAGCGCGCTTTGCAGGCCATCGACGCCGTGGAAGCGCTCGGCCTCGATCCGGCCGACGCCGCGCCGGATCATTGGCGGCACGTCCACAACCGGCTGAGCGCCGGCCTGGAGCCGCACGTCTATACACCCGAGCGACACGCCGCCTGGCTGCAGCGCCGGAGGATCGAGCCATGA
- a CDS encoding DUF736 domain-containing protein, with protein sequence MATIGTFKKSGNNEFTGEIVTLSVQAKGVRIVPETRATGENAPSHRVFVGRAEIGAAWAKQSNEGRDYLGLKLDDPSFTAPIYANLFDDEDGEGYSLIWSRPTRRNGE encoded by the coding sequence ATGGCGACCATCGGCACCTTCAAGAAGTCCGGCAACAACGAGTTCACCGGCGAAATCGTCACCCTCAGCGTCCAGGCCAAGGGCGTCCGCATCGTCCCCGAGACCCGGGCCACCGGCGAGAACGCCCCCAGCCACCGCGTCTTCGTCGGCCGCGCAGAGATCGGCGCCGCCTGGGCCAAGCAGTCCAATGAGGGCCGCGACTATCTGGGCCTCAAGCTCGACGATCCGAGCTTCACCGCCCCGATCTACGCCAACCTCTTCGACGACGAGGACGGCGAGGGCTACAGCCTCATCTGGTCCCGCCCGACCCGCCGCAACGGCGAGTAA
- the parA gene encoding ParA family partition ATPase, with amino-acid sequence MIVALLNQKGGVGKTTLALHLAGEWAGRGKRVTLIDADPQGSALDWSERRGHEGLPRTFGIVGLARDTLHREAPELARDADTIVIDGPPRVAGLMRSALLAADLVLIPVQPSPFDGWASAEMLALLQEARFYRPELTARFVLNRCGARTVIARETAETLADHDPPLLAATVGQRVVFADAAQSGRIASEIDGDSLAAREVTALADEIDRLGIGSAP; translated from the coding sequence ATGATCGTCGCGCTCCTCAACCAGAAGGGCGGGGTCGGCAAGACCACGCTGGCGCTGCATCTCGCCGGTGAATGGGCCGGAAGGGGAAAGCGGGTCACGCTGATCGATGCCGACCCGCAAGGTTCGGCGCTCGACTGGTCCGAGCGCCGCGGCCATGAGGGTCTGCCGCGCACCTTCGGCATCGTCGGCCTGGCCCGCGACACGCTGCACCGCGAGGCGCCGGAGCTGGCCCGCGACGCCGACACGATCGTCATCGACGGGCCGCCGCGCGTCGCTGGTCTCATGCGCTCCGCTCTGCTCGCCGCCGACCTGGTGCTGATCCCGGTGCAGCCTTCCCCATTCGACGGCTGGGCCTCGGCCGAGATGCTGGCGCTTCTCCAAGAAGCGCGCTTCTACCGGCCCGAGCTGACCGCGCGCTTCGTCCTCAACCGTTGTGGTGCGCGCACCGTCATTGCCCGTGAAACGGCCGAGACGCTGGCCGACCACGATCCACCCTTGCTCGCCGCCACCGTCGGCCAGCGCGTCGTCTTCGCCGATGCCGCGCAGTCCGGCCGCATCGCATCCGAGATCGACGGCGACAGCCTGGCCGCGCGCGAGGTCACGGCGCTGGCCGACGAGATCGACCGTCTCGGTATCGGGAGTGCGCCATGA
- a CDS encoding DUF6499 domain-containing protein, giving the protein MSPDASRWRSSSTYDYTDHLTAPDFGWEWLRRNEGYQRDFDDLRKASSQTPELIERASAKWGLRFRGFASARRH; this is encoded by the coding sequence ATGTCTCCCGACGCATCCCGGTGGCGATCGTCATCGACCTATGACTATACCGACCATCTTACGGCGCCGGATTTCGGCTGGGAGTGGTTGCGGCGCAATGAGGGCTATCAGCGCGATTTCGACGACCTGCGCAAAGCGAGTTCGCAAACCCCGGAGTTGATCGAGCGGGCAAGCGCAAAGTGGGGTTTGCGATTTCGCGGTTTCGCCAGCGCTCGACGCCACTGA
- a CDS encoding replication initiator protein A: MPPRERQSLERGQLDLFRALPGEFAPRDAQDLMAYPFFSLSKSHRIAPIDFVAGGVSIRVEAVPDHGMATIWDADILIWAASQIVEARDAGLGTSRLMAATPYEILTFIQRGVGARDYQRLKAALDRLQSTTISTSIRQPAEGRRHRFSWINEWKERTDHRGRPAGIELILPDWFYSAVLEDALVLTIDRTYFDLTGGLERWLYRIVRKHGGRQRHGWRFELRHLHQKSGSLSPFKRFAFEIRGIVRRQPLPGYRLSLEVEAGGRTLLAFEPWKSCGKTVDGFVPSGTRPHVRSGTGITCHGEPKHDPTHGKSNRNRARNIDSNVDSNPEERPGIVENPLRGTATAREPASSHTRRAGRFRQIGAALSATPVASRLPLDDEPGGQP; this comes from the coding sequence ATGCCGCCGCGCGAACGCCAGTCCTTGGAACGCGGACAGCTCGACCTGTTCCGCGCACTCCCTGGCGAATTCGCGCCGCGCGATGCGCAGGATCTCATGGCCTATCCTTTCTTCTCCCTTTCCAAATCGCACCGGATCGCTCCGATCGACTTCGTCGCCGGTGGCGTCTCGATCCGTGTCGAAGCCGTTCCCGATCATGGCATGGCCACGATCTGGGATGCCGACATCCTGATCTGGGCCGCGAGCCAGATCGTCGAGGCACGGGACGCCGGGCTGGGAACGTCCCGCCTGATGGCGGCCACGCCCTACGAAATCCTTACCTTCATCCAGCGTGGTGTCGGAGCGCGCGACTATCAGCGCCTCAAGGCGGCCCTCGACCGGCTCCAATCGACGACGATCTCCACCTCGATCCGCCAGCCCGCCGAAGGCCGCCGTCACCGCTTCTCCTGGATCAATGAATGGAAGGAGCGCACCGATCATCGCGGCCGGCCGGCGGGCATCGAACTGATCCTGCCCGACTGGTTTTATAGCGCGGTGCTCGAGGACGCGCTCGTGCTCACCATCGACCGGACCTACTTCGATCTGACCGGCGGGCTCGAACGCTGGCTCTATCGAATCGTGCGCAAGCATGGCGGCAGACAGCGCCACGGCTGGCGCTTCGAGTTACGCCACCTCCATCAAAAGTCCGGCAGCCTCTCCCCCTTCAAGCGTTTCGCTTTCGAGATACGCGGCATCGTCCGCCGACAGCCGCTGCCGGGCTACCGGCTCTCTCTCGAGGTCGAGGCCGGCGGGCGAACCCTGCTCGCGTTCGAGCCGTGGAAATCCTGTGGAAAAACTGTGGATGGCTTCGTGCCATCGGGAACCCGCCCACACGTGCGATCAGGAACCGGTATCACGTGCCATGGGGAACCCAAACATGATCCAACCCACGGAAAATCCAATCGAAATCGCGCCCGTAACATAGACTCTAACGTAGATTCTAACCCTGAAGAGCGCCCAGGCATTGTGGAAAACCCGCTGCGCGGAACCGCCACTGCCCGCGAACCGGCATCATCCCACACGCGCCGCGCCGGGCGTTTCCGCCAGATCGGCGCGGCCCTGTCCGCCACCCCGGTCGCCTCTCGTCTCCCCCTCGATGACGAGCCGGGAGGACAGCCATGA
- a CDS encoding lytic transglycosylase domain-containing protein translates to MARPRHQHASGHHLAARRIALLLLSGLPLLVSPDGTAFAQPAPATATPASHPYAAHIAEAAQRFGIPEHWIAAVLRAESAEDAHAISSAGAMGLMQVMPATWAELRARHGLGRDPYDARDNILAGAAYLREMWNRYGNVAAMLAAYNAGPARYDEYLATGRTLPPETRAYVAAIAPIIGGAASSDMMVSAPPSPPDWREAPLFVTRPGGTQAADARSSEAQSGDARTPVPVRDTAGAEPQDGSVFVARASDGSTP, encoded by the coding sequence ATGGCTCGGCCACGCCACCAGCATGCGTCCGGGCATCATCTTGCCGCCCGGCGCATCGCGCTCCTTCTCCTTTCCGGCCTTCCACTTCTGGTATCGCCCGATGGGACCGCTTTCGCTCAGCCAGCGCCCGCGACCGCCACGCCCGCGAGCCATCCCTATGCGGCTCATATTGCCGAAGCTGCGCAGCGCTTCGGCATTCCCGAGCACTGGATCGCGGCCGTGCTGCGCGCCGAGAGCGCGGAGGACGCGCACGCAATCTCGTCGGCCGGTGCGATGGGATTGATGCAGGTCATGCCCGCCACATGGGCGGAGCTGCGCGCACGCCATGGCCTCGGCCGCGATCCCTATGATGCGCGCGACAACATCCTTGCCGGTGCTGCCTATCTGCGCGAGATGTGGAACCGCTACGGCAATGTCGCGGCCATGCTCGCCGCCTACAATGCCGGCCCCGCCCGCTATGATGAATACTTGGCGACCGGGCGGACATTGCCTCCAGAAACCCGCGCCTATGTCGCCGCGATCGCGCCGATAATTGGCGGTGCGGCGTCATCCGATATGATGGTATCCGCGCCGCCATCGCCGCCCGATTGGCGCGAGGCACCGCTCTTCGTCACGCGCCCGGGCGGAACGCAGGCCGCCGACGCGCGGTCATCCGAAGCGCAATCCGGTGACGCCCGCACACCCGTTCCGGTGCGCGATACCGCCGGCGCGGAGCCGCAGGACGGCAGCGTTTTCGTCGCCCGCGCGAGCGATGGAAGCACGCCATGA
- a CDS encoding relaxase/mobilization nuclease domain-containing protein: MSADDEIRFRPKPGRIRSDTPRAGKAKSFLTQAKKLARQHRNGPSRSATRSLMRSVSGAAGKSGKASRASGGPGVKRGRGVAFVRARTLSGGWRHSAPGMRRVIVKTRYIRNAGRNGRSAAHLRYIQRDGTSRDGERGQLYSADEDRADGNAFLDRGADDRHQFRFIVSPEDGADLTDLTAHTRDLMSRIESDLGTRLDWVAVNHYNTGHPHVHVIVRGKDDLGENLVINGDYLANGIRERASELTTLELGPVTGIEQSRKLSAEIDQDRFTRIDRAMADEADGRFLDLRHEPAEPRRQFERTLRLRRLAKLEKMGLATEHATGVWELSAQMEPALRELGERGDIIRTMHKALKADGLERDPMTFQIHDGPPASSIVGRVVDKHLSDELGENLTLVVDGIDGRTHHLAGIDLARVEDARIGSIVEIGRADTTQRPADRTIAAIAEDRIYRPRRHLEQARFEGRVPGDDYEGYVDAHVRRLEALRRAGIVERIDAHQWRIPEDFESRAAAYDAGRNRQASVRILSAFDLESQIGADGATWLDRRLISGEASDLAPAGFGSQVRKAIDQRREYHIERGDATRQQNGRVFYRRNLLATLREQEVARVGAEMAGNRGLPFRAAAEGESISGKFTGTVQLSSGKFAIVEKSHEFTLVPWRPVIDRQLGREVMGVVQGGSVSWQLGRSRGIGI, from the coding sequence ATGAGCGCCGACGACGAAATCCGCTTCCGGCCGAAGCCCGGCCGCATCCGCTCCGACACGCCGCGCGCGGGCAAGGCAAAGAGCTTTCTCACCCAGGCGAAGAAGCTCGCGCGGCAGCACAGAAATGGCCCGTCCAGATCAGCGACGCGATCATTAATGCGCTCCGTGTCCGGTGCGGCCGGGAAGAGCGGCAAGGCATCGCGGGCAAGTGGAGGACCAGGCGTCAAGCGCGGGCGCGGCGTGGCCTTCGTCCGGGCGCGCACGCTCTCGGGCGGTTGGCGGCACAGCGCCCCCGGCATGCGCCGCGTCATCGTGAAAACCCGCTATATCCGGAACGCCGGCAGGAACGGCAGGTCTGCCGCCCATCTACGCTACATCCAGCGCGACGGAACCTCGCGCGATGGCGAGCGCGGCCAGCTCTATTCGGCCGACGAGGATCGCGCCGATGGCAACGCCTTTCTTGATCGCGGTGCCGATGATCGTCACCAGTTCCGGTTCATCGTCTCGCCCGAAGACGGAGCCGACCTCACCGACCTCACGGCTCATACCCGCGATCTGATGAGCCGGATCGAATCCGACCTCGGCACGCGGCTCGATTGGGTCGCGGTCAATCACTACAACACCGGCCATCCCCATGTGCATGTCATCGTCCGGGGCAAGGACGATCTGGGCGAGAACCTTGTCATCAATGGCGACTATCTCGCCAACGGGATTCGTGAGCGGGCGAGCGAGTTGACCACCCTCGAGCTCGGCCCCGTCACCGGGATCGAGCAGAGCCGAAAGCTGTCGGCCGAGATCGATCAGGACCGCTTCACCCGCATCGACCGGGCAATGGCAGACGAGGCCGATGGCCGCTTCCTCGATCTGCGCCACGAGCCCGCCGAACCGAGGCGGCAGTTCGAGCGGACGCTGCGCCTGCGCCGGCTCGCCAAGCTCGAGAAAATGGGCCTGGCCACCGAACACGCAACTGGCGTCTGGGAATTGAGCGCGCAGATGGAACCTGCCCTGCGCGAACTGGGTGAACGCGGCGACATCATCCGCACCATGCACAAGGCACTGAAGGCCGATGGTCTGGAGCGCGATCCGATGACCTTCCAGATTCATGACGGGCCGCCCGCATCCTCCATCGTCGGCCGCGTCGTGGACAAACATCTGTCCGACGAGCTGGGTGAGAACCTGACCCTGGTGGTGGACGGGATCGACGGCCGCACGCATCATCTCGCCGGCATCGACCTGGCCCGCGTCGAGGATGCGCGGATTGGCAGCATCGTCGAGATCGGTCGGGCCGACACCACGCAGCGCCCGGCCGACCGCACCATTGCCGCCATCGCCGAGGACCGCATTTATCGGCCGCGCCGCCATCTGGAACAGGCCAGGTTCGAGGGCCGCGTTCCCGGCGACGACTACGAAGGCTATGTCGATGCTCATGTGCGCAGGCTGGAAGCGCTGCGCCGCGCCGGCATCGTGGAGCGGATCGACGCTCACCAATGGCGCATCCCCGAGGATTTCGAGAGCCGCGCCGCCGCCTATGATGCAGGCCGCAACCGGCAGGCCAGCGTGCGGATCCTGTCCGCCTTCGATCTGGAAAGCCAGATCGGCGCCGATGGCGCGACCTGGCTCGACCGGCGGCTGATCTCCGGCGAGGCATCGGATCTCGCACCGGCCGGGTTCGGGAGCCAGGTGCGCAAGGCGATCGACCAGCGGCGCGAGTATCATATCGAACGTGGCGACGCCACGCGGCAACAGAACGGCCGCGTTTTCTACCGGCGCAATCTTCTCGCCACCCTGCGCGAGCAGGAGGTTGCCCGCGTCGGTGCGGAGATGGCCGGGAACAGGGGCCTGCCGTTCCGGGCAGCGGCGGAGGGCGAGAGCATCAGCGGCAAGTTCACCGGCACGGTACAGTTATCGAGCGGCAAGTTCGCCATCGTGGAAAAGAGCCACGAGTTCACCCTCGTTCCCTGGCGACCGGTCATCGACCGCCAGCTCGGCCGCGAGGTCATGGGCGTCGTCCAGGGCGGTTCGGTGTCGTGGCAGCTTGGCAGATCGCGCGGCATCGGAATCTGA